One Bacillus spongiae DNA window includes the following coding sequences:
- the comER gene encoding late competence protein ComER yields MKIGIIGTGNMGKIMIEALVESEAISPSQLYITNRSIHKAKNIQKDIPLITVCKSISDTIQMADLLFLCVKPVDMFPILFKHRHLFSNNKCLVSITSPVSVKQLESIVDCSCARMIPSITNRVLAGVSLLSFGENCSTNWKLTLTSLADNISIPVEIEEEITRVASDIVSCGPAFFSYITQRFIDGAVEETKISQQQATLLASQMLVGLGDLLKKNVYTLPSLQEKVCVKGGVTGEGITVLEREIGDMFNQLFQATHKKFKEDVQETNKQFNA; encoded by the coding sequence ATGAAAATTGGCATTATTGGTACGGGCAACATGGGAAAAATTATGATTGAGGCTCTTGTAGAATCGGAAGCTATTTCTCCTTCCCAACTTTATATTACTAATCGGAGCATCCATAAGGCAAAGAATATTCAAAAGGATATCCCGTTAATAACCGTTTGCAAATCCATTTCGGATACCATCCAAATGGCAGACCTTCTGTTTCTTTGTGTTAAGCCGGTAGATATGTTCCCGATATTGTTTAAACATAGGCATCTTTTCTCAAATAATAAATGCCTTGTGTCCATTACAAGTCCAGTAAGTGTGAAGCAACTAGAGTCAATCGTAGATTGCTCCTGTGCTCGAATGATACCGAGTATTACCAATCGCGTATTAGCGGGGGTTTCCCTTTTATCATTTGGGGAAAATTGCTCAACCAATTGGAAATTAACTTTAACAAGCTTAGCAGATAATATTTCGATTCCTGTTGAAATCGAAGAAGAAATTACGAGGGTAGCTTCTGATATTGTCAGTTGTGGACCAGCCTTTTTCAGCTATATCACACAACGCTTTATCGATGGGGCTGTAGAGGAAACGAAAATATCCCAACAACAAGCCACTCTTCTAGCATCACAAATGCTTGTTGGTCTAGGGGATTTATTAAAGAAAAACGTGTACACATTACCATCGCTTCAAGAAAAGGTTTGTGTAAAAGGAGGAGTTACGGGAGAAGGAATAACTGTATTGGAAAGAGAGATAGGGGATATGTTTAATCAGTTATTTCAAGCTACACATAAAAAATTTAAGGAAGATGTACAAGAAACAAACAAACAATTCAACGCTTGA
- a CDS encoding helix-hairpin-helix domain-containing protein, producing MKEWILLYKKPILFGTLFIVVFLIYYETAVKEKRNIEVLPPVLQETEEVNQHTEEVLMVDVKGEVTHPGVYEMMVNERVIDIIKKAGGLTNQADASMINYAQKVRDEMVITIPKKGEVIDGGTSQGTTLNLNVATKEELETLSGIGPSKAEAIIKYREDNGPFESVDDLQNVPGIGEKMLFQIREDVSIN from the coding sequence ATGAAAGAATGGATACTGCTGTACAAAAAGCCAATCTTATTTGGAACCTTATTCATTGTAGTTTTTTTAATTTATTATGAAACAGCCGTTAAAGAGAAAAGGAATATCGAAGTTTTACCGCCTGTATTACAAGAAACAGAGGAAGTAAATCAACATACAGAGGAAGTTTTAATGGTTGATGTGAAGGGTGAAGTGACTCACCCAGGAGTGTATGAAATGATGGTGAATGAACGAGTCATTGATATTATAAAGAAAGCTGGTGGGCTTACGAATCAAGCGGACGCTTCAATGATTAATTACGCCCAAAAAGTAAGAGATGAAATGGTTATCACCATACCTAAAAAGGGAGAGGTGATAGATGGAGGAACTTCACAAGGGACTACACTTAATCTTAATGTAGCGACAAAAGAAGAGTTAGAAACTCTTTCGGGAATTGGTCCATCTAAAGCAGAAGCCATTATCAAGTATCGTGAAGACAATGGTCCATTTGAAAGCGTTGACGATCTCCAAAATGTTCCTGGAATCGGTGAAAAAATGCTTTTTCAAATAAGAGAGGATGTTTCAATCAACTAA
- a CDS encoding ComE operon protein 2, giving the protein MNRISWNEYFMAQSHLLSLRSTCTRLAVGATIVRDKRVIAGGYNGSITGGDHCIDHGCYVIDNHCVRTIHAEMNAVLQCAKFGVPTEGAEIYVTHFPCLQCAKSIIQAGIQTVYYAQNYKNHPYTMELFNLAGVTVQHVPFQQNQLDPQSVQKEELVNELLLEVETNGTSDESLSTLKKRALQLFSS; this is encoded by the coding sequence ATGAATAGAATTTCCTGGAATGAATATTTTATGGCTCAAAGCCATTTACTATCATTACGAAGTACTTGTACAAGGTTAGCTGTTGGTGCCACGATTGTAAGGGATAAACGGGTCATTGCAGGTGGATATAATGGATCCATTACGGGAGGAGATCATTGTATCGACCATGGTTGCTATGTCATTGATAATCACTGTGTCAGAACGATACATGCGGAAATGAATGCTGTCTTACAATGTGCCAAATTCGGGGTGCCAACCGAAGGGGCTGAAATATATGTCACCCATTTCCCTTGTTTGCAATGTGCGAAATCGATCATTCAAGCTGGTATTCAAACAGTATACTATGCTCAAAATTATAAAAATCATCCGTATACGATGGAATTATTTAACCTAGCAGGAGTAACTGTGCAGCATGTTCCATTTCAGCAAAATCAACTTGATCCTCAATCCGTTCAAAAAGAAGAACTGGTAAATGAACTCTTATTAGAAGTTGAAACAAATGGAACTTCAGATGAATCGCTATCAACACTTAAGAAAAGAGCTTTGCAGCTCTTTTCAAGCTGA
- a CDS encoding DNA internalization-related competence protein ComEC/Rec2, which translates to MIFYVYITFSFVIGVSLQLTAGGGFMLLCFFLLVILFKKMPLTAVPLLIASFIIGYEYTEYIDANQISSYNGNETSFTIFVKEPLQQQDDNLRGIVYTTKERFLLTYSSPNVTEHSVNNLSFPIGSKCQVEGKLEKAKKPSNMNAFDYRQYLRNQQVYWTLEVHHAVCQKDGKSLSIFINQWRDRAKSFILSHFGQASPVALALIMGDRSELSEDIYKAFQRIGVIHLLAISGLHVGIITGICYYVFLRFGMTHRDIKVVLLFFLPLFALFTGAAPPVVRATVMLMLILISSLIKLNINSLAAVCLSLVLNILYDPRLILSPGFQLSYCVCFALILSSRKLFQGKPYFTVMWRVSVVSTISSLPIILFHFYEVSIIGLITNLVYVPFFSFIILPLCYLTFFISLMIPTLSDRIIYPLEQSIKIMEDMSIMISSIPYSTVLLGKPSIPLLFFCLCLIVSFFYFWEKGKTLYLFILCCTFFFLSFILPFLSPKGEVAFLDVGQGDSIFIKLPFNKGNYLIDTGGMMPYNSSSTYDVGEAIIVPFLKSKGVKRIDKLILTHNDFDHIGGATAVMEEFIVKEIVISPSSLDNVEMNKIASKAASKQIPILQVRAGETWTNSGGSFLVVSPFEEHYEGNNDSLVIYAELGGKRWLFTGDLEEEGERQLLQKWELDIDVLKVGHHGSDTSSTEEFIKSLTPQVSIISAGNNNQFGHPHEAVLSRLQSEKSKVFITAKQGGIHYEYAGNSGTFYTVLP; encoded by the coding sequence ATGATATTTTATGTATATATCACTTTCTCCTTTGTTATTGGAGTATCCCTTCAGCTAACTGCTGGAGGGGGATTTATGTTACTTTGTTTCTTCCTTCTCGTTATCCTCTTTAAAAAAATGCCTCTAACTGCTGTACCACTTTTAATTGCTTCGTTTATTATTGGTTACGAATATACTGAATATATCGACGCTAACCAAATCTCCTCATACAACGGTAATGAAACCTCGTTTACCATTTTCGTAAAAGAGCCTCTTCAACAACAGGACGATAATTTAAGGGGAATTGTTTATACGACAAAAGAACGTTTTCTGCTTACTTATTCTTCTCCTAATGTAACAGAACATTCCGTTAACAACTTATCCTTTCCAATAGGTTCAAAATGTCAAGTAGAGGGGAAATTAGAAAAGGCGAAGAAGCCATCAAATATGAATGCATTTGATTATAGGCAATACTTGCGAAATCAACAGGTGTATTGGACCCTTGAAGTACATCATGCTGTTTGTCAAAAAGATGGAAAGAGTCTTTCTATATTCATTAATCAATGGAGAGATCGAGCTAAATCATTTATTTTGAGTCATTTTGGTCAAGCTAGTCCAGTAGCATTGGCATTGATTATGGGTGATCGCTCGGAGCTTTCAGAAGATATTTACAAAGCGTTTCAACGAATTGGTGTCATACATCTGTTAGCAATTTCAGGGTTACATGTAGGAATCATTACAGGAATTTGTTATTATGTTTTTCTGCGATTTGGCATGACTCACCGTGATATAAAAGTAGTGCTGTTATTCTTTTTACCATTGTTTGCTCTATTTACAGGAGCTGCTCCTCCTGTTGTACGTGCAACGGTTATGCTAATGCTTATTCTCATCTCTTCTCTAATCAAACTTAATATAAATAGTTTAGCGGCTGTGTGTCTTAGTTTAGTGTTGAATATTTTGTACGACCCACGACTGATTCTGTCTCCTGGGTTTCAGTTGTCCTATTGCGTTTGCTTTGCATTAATTTTATCCTCACGAAAGCTCTTCCAAGGAAAACCTTATTTTACTGTGATGTGGAGAGTAAGTGTCGTGTCAACGATCTCTTCGTTACCGATTATTTTATTTCATTTTTATGAGGTCTCGATTATAGGCTTAATCACTAATTTAGTGTATGTTCCTTTCTTTTCCTTTATTATTTTACCTCTTTGCTATCTCACTTTCTTCATTAGTTTAATGATTCCGACTTTATCGGATAGGATAATCTATCCATTAGAACAATCTATAAAGATAATGGAAGATATGTCTATTATGATAAGTTCAATTCCGTACTCGACAGTCTTACTCGGTAAACCTTCGATTCCCCTTCTTTTCTTTTGTTTATGCTTAATTGTTTCATTCTTTTATTTTTGGGAAAAGGGCAAGACCCTTTACCTTTTTATCTTATGTTGCACATTCTTTTTTCTTTCCTTTATTCTCCCCTTTTTATCTCCAAAGGGAGAGGTAGCTTTCTTAGATGTTGGTCAGGGGGATAGTATTTTTATTAAACTGCCGTTTAACAAAGGGAACTACTTAATAGATACAGGAGGGATGATGCCTTATAACAGTAGTTCAACATACGATGTGGGAGAGGCCATTATCGTTCCGTTTTTAAAAAGCAAAGGTGTAAAAAGAATCGATAAGTTAATTTTAACGCACAATGATTTTGACCATATTGGAGGAGCGACTGCAGTCATGGAGGAGTTTATTGTAAAGGAGATCGTAATAAGTCCGTCATCGTTAGATAATGTTGAAATGAACAAAATAGCTAGCAAAGCAGCTAGCAAACAAATCCCTATTTTACAGGTGAGAGCAGGAGAAACATGGACGAATTCAGGAGGTTCTTTCTTGGTTGTCTCACCCTTTGAGGAGCATTATGAAGGGAATAATGACTCGCTCGTTATATATGCGGAACTAGGAGGGAAACGATGGCTATTTACAGGTGATTTAGAAGAAGAGGGGGAGAGGCAATTACTTCAGAAATGGGAGCTTGATATTGATGTCTTAAAAGTTGGGCATCATGGGAGTGATACGTCATCAACGGAAGAATTTATCAAGTCGTTAACTCCTCAAGTATCAATCATCTCAGCAGGGAATAATAACCAATTTGGTCATCCACATGAAGCGGTCCTTTCCAGGTTGCAATCTGAAAAGTCAAAGGTTTTTATTACAGCAAAACAAGGGGGGATTCATTATGAATATGCCGGAAATAGTGGAACGTTTTATACGGTTCTCCCATAG
- a CDS encoding YqzM family protein — protein MNQFEKNVQSKRNDAVDSGVGFIVSFGFFATMFAIATLIQFLGS, from the coding sequence GTGAACCAATTCGAAAAAAATGTTCAATCAAAACGTAATGATGCTGTTGATTCAGGTGTTGGATTTATAGTATCTTTTGGGTTCTTTGCTACAATGTTTGCCATTGCAACATTGATTCAATTTTTAGGATCTTAA
- the holA gene encoding DNA polymerase III subunit delta codes for MVTTIWKDLERKKFSSLYLLYGTEDFLINETKQKLIQNALSQEEMDFNFASYDLLETPVEVALEDAETFPFMGERRVVTLHNPAFLTSEKIKEKVEHNISKLEQYLHSPAPYTILVIVAPYEKLDERKKITKTLKKTATVLEAKKLNEHELKRWIRERVSLNGGEIDEEAIELLLTLSGTNLMMLTSEIDKLSLFVNKTKRIDTQIVNQLVARSLEQNIFALVDKVIHGETEQALRIYYDLLKQNEEPIKILSIIAGQFRLIYQVKELSRKGYGQQKIASFLKVHPFRVKLAAGQAKAFSDEQLGKVMLLLSEGDYDMKTGRKKKEMIVELILLQLHNL; via the coding sequence GTGGTTACAACTATATGGAAAGACTTAGAACGAAAAAAATTCTCGTCCCTTTATCTATTATATGGTACAGAGGACTTTCTTATCAATGAAACGAAGCAAAAGCTGATTCAAAATGCACTCTCCCAAGAAGAAATGGATTTTAATTTTGCCTCCTATGATTTGTTGGAAACACCAGTAGAAGTAGCGCTTGAGGATGCGGAAACTTTCCCTTTTATGGGGGAAAGAAGAGTAGTCACCTTACATAATCCTGCTTTTCTCACATCTGAAAAAATAAAAGAAAAAGTAGAACATAACATTTCAAAGCTTGAGCAGTACCTTCATTCCCCTGCACCGTACACCATCCTTGTTATTGTAGCCCCATACGAAAAACTGGATGAACGGAAAAAGATAACGAAAACGTTAAAAAAAACTGCGACGGTTTTGGAAGCAAAGAAGCTAAACGAGCATGAATTGAAGAGGTGGATTCGAGAGAGAGTGTCTTTAAACGGTGGGGAAATTGATGAAGAAGCGATTGAGCTATTATTAACTTTGTCTGGTACCAATTTAATGATGCTTACAAGTGAAATCGATAAATTATCCTTATTTGTGAATAAAACGAAACGCATCGATACACAGATCGTCAATCAGCTTGTAGCACGTTCATTAGAACAAAATATATTTGCTCTTGTGGATAAAGTGATTCATGGTGAAACAGAACAAGCTCTACGTATATACTATGACCTATTGAAGCAAAATGAAGAACCAATAAAAATATTATCCATTATCGCCGGCCAATTCCGCTTAATCTATCAAGTCAAAGAATTATCCAGAAAAGGATATGGCCAACAAAAAATTGCTTCCTTCTTAAAAGTTCACCCTTTTCGGGTAAAATTGGCAGCTGGACAAGCTAAAGCTTTTTCAGATGAACAGTTAGGTAAAGTCATGCTCTTATTATCTGAAGGTGATTATGACATGAAGACGGGTAGGAAAAAGAAAGAAATGATTGTTGAATTGATTTTACTACAACTGCATAATTTATAA
- the rpsT gene encoding 30S ribosomal protein S20, producing MPNIKSAIKRVKTSEARQAQNATVKSSMRTAVKKFEAAVVNNESNKTELLSDAVKQLDKAAQKGLIHKNTADRTKSRLMKKVNA from the coding sequence ATGCCAAATATTAAATCTGCCATCAAACGCGTAAAAACTAGTGAAGCTCGTCAAGCGCAAAACGCTACGGTAAAATCTTCCATGCGTACAGCAGTTAAGAAATTCGAAGCAGCAGTTGTTAACAACGAAAGCAACAAAACTGAACTTCTTAGCGATGCAGTAAAGCAATTAGATAAAGCAGCTCAAAAGGGTCTAATCCATAAAAACACTGCTGATCGTACAAAGTCTCGCTTAATGAAGAAAGTTAACGCATAA
- the gpr gene encoding GPR endopeptidase has protein sequence MIYLNVEVEYVVKKNELDLSRYSVRTDLAVEAREMTLQENEKQGVETNRTHLKGVLIEEREKMGVTITTIKITPEGEEVIGKKAGHYLTIEALGIREENTDMQQKVGEVFAEEFSEFLKRKGISKEASGLIVGLGNWNVTPDALGPIVCENILVTKHLYALQPENVEEGYRPISAISPGVMGITGIETSDIVCGVVEKTKPDFIIAVDALAARNVERVNASIQISDTGIHPGSGVGNKRKELSDQTLGIPVIAVGVPTVVDAVTIASDTVDYLLKHFGREMKEGEKPSRSLVPAGMTFGEKKKFTEEDLPPEEQRKTFLGMVGTLEEQEKRKLIHEVLAPIGHNLMVTPKEVDVFIEDMANLIANGLNAALHDAVNQSNTGYKTR, from the coding sequence ATGATTTATCTAAATGTGGAGGTGGAATACGTTGTGAAAAAAAATGAACTAGATTTATCCCGTTATTCGGTTCGAACAGATTTAGCAGTTGAAGCTAGGGAGATGACACTGCAAGAAAATGAAAAACAAGGTGTTGAAACGAATCGTACTCATCTAAAAGGAGTTCTCATTGAAGAACGAGAGAAAATGGGTGTTACGATTACGACGATTAAGATAACCCCAGAGGGAGAAGAGGTGATTGGAAAGAAAGCCGGTCACTATTTAACCATTGAAGCACTAGGAATTCGTGAAGAAAATACAGATATGCAACAAAAAGTAGGGGAGGTGTTTGCTGAAGAATTTAGTGAATTTTTAAAGAGAAAAGGCATTTCAAAGGAGGCCAGTGGCTTAATAGTTGGATTAGGGAACTGGAATGTAACTCCAGATGCTTTAGGTCCGATTGTATGTGAGAACATTCTTGTGACAAAACATTTATATGCCCTGCAACCAGAAAACGTTGAAGAAGGATATCGACCAATAAGTGCAATTTCTCCAGGTGTTATGGGGATTACGGGGATTGAGACAAGTGATATTGTTTGCGGTGTTGTTGAAAAGACAAAGCCTGATTTTATTATTGCAGTCGATGCCTTAGCAGCGAGAAATGTTGAAAGAGTCAATGCGTCTATTCAAATATCGGATACTGGCATTCACCCTGGCTCTGGAGTGGGGAATAAACGTAAGGAACTAAGTGATCAAACGTTAGGTATACCTGTTATTGCGGTTGGAGTCCCTACGGTTGTCGATGCAGTAACTATTGCTAGTGATACAGTAGATTATTTATTAAAACATTTCGGCAGAGAGATGAAAGAAGGGGAGAAACCTTCTCGTTCGCTCGTTCCAGCTGGAATGACCTTCGGTGAGAAGAAAAAATTTACTGAAGAGGATTTACCCCCTGAAGAACAGCGAAAAACTTTTTTAGGTATGGTTGGAACGTTAGAAGAACAAGAAAAGAGAAAGCTCATTCATGAAGTGTTAGCACCAATCGGACATAACTTAATGGTAACACCAAAAGAGGTCGATGTTTTCATTGAAGATATGGCGAATTTAATTGCAAATGGCTTAAATGCCGCTCTTCACGACGCAGTTAATCAAAGCAATACAGGGTATAAAACGAGGTAG
- the spoIIP gene encoding stage II sporulation protein P produces MKSFKTSHPIILINITTIAKGIFLLSASLLSVFLLSGFLTSLKPEYRITSDSVHRATENLSGASLFRLFALENRIYESSLTDETEWPSVSDIVVSLTTNIRFEDPRSFLGRELPGFSIFDGKILVAGEGTDYTNLPIESEPPEGTFENEAELQNTDGIPTDIPGESNSVDEKKVYIYFSHTRESFLPYLKGQTDPDRAYHSQLNVTKIGETLRAELEDLGVGTISDPTDINTKLVEKGKPFSQSYNESRTVVQASMQEHEDLMYFIDIHRDSQRREFTTKTIGDQDYAKLFFVVGKEHANYEENLKVATDLHNLLEKQYPGLSRGVLEKSGPGINGKYNQDLSGNAMLIEFGGVDNTFEELNRTAEAFAKVFAEYYWQAEKVSAPSNE; encoded by the coding sequence ATGAAATCTTTTAAGACGTCGCATCCAATTATATTAATAAACATCACAACCATTGCTAAAGGTATCTTTCTCTTGAGCGCTTCACTCCTTTCCGTTTTTTTGCTGTCAGGCTTTTTAACCTCCTTAAAGCCTGAATACCGAATTACATCCGATTCTGTTCACCGAGCAACCGAAAATCTCTCCGGTGCATCGCTGTTTCGTCTTTTTGCGCTAGAAAATCGAATTTACGAAAGTAGCCTAACTGATGAGACAGAGTGGCCAAGTGTTTCAGATATAGTCGTATCGTTGACGACAAATATACGTTTTGAAGACCCGCGAAGCTTTTTAGGGAGAGAGCTCCCAGGCTTTTCAATATTTGATGGAAAAATTTTAGTAGCTGGTGAAGGGACCGATTACACCAATTTGCCAATCGAATCAGAGCCTCCTGAAGGGACATTTGAGAATGAAGCAGAGCTTCAAAATACAGATGGCATTCCAACAGATATACCTGGTGAATCTAACAGTGTCGATGAAAAAAAGGTTTATATCTATTTTTCCCATACTAGAGAGTCTTTTCTTCCGTATTTAAAAGGGCAGACAGACCCGGATAGAGCTTATCATTCTCAACTGAATGTAACCAAAATAGGTGAAACATTAAGGGCGGAGCTCGAAGATTTAGGGGTAGGAACGATTTCTGATCCTACTGACATCAACACGAAATTAGTCGAAAAGGGAAAGCCGTTTAGTCAGTCTTATAATGAATCACGAACGGTCGTACAGGCTTCTATGCAGGAACATGAAGATTTAATGTATTTTATCGATATTCATCGTGATTCTCAGCGGCGAGAATTTACGACGAAAACGATTGGTGACCAGGATTATGCAAAGCTATTTTTTGTTGTCGGTAAGGAACATGCGAATTATGAAGAAAACTTAAAGGTCGCCACCGATCTTCATAATTTGTTAGAAAAACAATACCCAGGTTTATCTCGTGGAGTTCTTGAAAAATCTGGACCAGGGATAAATGGAAAGTACAATCAAGATTTATCTGGAAATGCCATGCTTATCGAGTTTGGTGGGGTAGATAATACCTTTGAAGAATTAAATCGAACAGCAGAAGCCTTTGCAAAAGTATTTGCCGAGTACTATTGGCAGGCTGAGAAAGTATCTGCTCCTAGTAATGAATAG
- a CDS encoding DUF3679 domain-containing protein, with protein sequence MNGGCKRMTTFLTKCIVLMTTLFIGVLIGMQVASSGMSNDDGYLLADPSIHYSIGEEEGYPNETIFEKQEKLEEMKSFNFFSSIGKGLAEAVSTVINVIIETVSSFL encoded by the coding sequence ATGAATGGAGGTTGCAAAAGAATGACAACATTTCTTACTAAATGTATTGTACTCATGACAACGTTATTTATAGGGGTGCTCATTGGGATGCAAGTAGCCTCAAGCGGAATGAGTAATGACGATGGTTATCTTTTAGCGGATCCTTCCATTCACTATTCTATAGGAGAAGAGGAAGGTTATCCAAATGAGACAATCTTTGAAAAACAAGAAAAGCTTGAAGAAATGAAATCTTTCAACTTCTTCTCTTCGATAGGAAAAGGACTGGCAGAAGCTGTATCTACTGTAATCAATGTAATAATTGAGACTGTATCCTCCTTCCTATGA